Proteins encoded within one genomic window of Guyparkeria hydrothermalis:
- a CDS encoding MotA/TolQ/ExbB proton channel family protein, with the protein MDKATLIGIVSALGVVTLAIGLGQYPLGFVSIPGALIVVGGTLSITIAMITFRQFIHSFGVIKQAFVQRRHSLTALIDEIEELAHVARHDGALALEDQDISHPFIEKGVRMIVDGQPIENIERTLERDIELTEERHDGGVQMFKGIYDVAPAMGMIGTLVGLVQMLSSLDDPSTIGPAMATALLTTFYGAVIAQAIALPVMTKLHMRATQESREQRLILEGIRGIQDGINPRILRGLLETFLPSRERQEDT; encoded by the coding sequence TTGGACAAAGCAACCCTTATCGGCATCGTCTCCGCCCTGGGCGTGGTGACACTCGCCATCGGGCTGGGACAGTACCCGCTCGGGTTCGTCAGCATCCCCGGCGCCCTGATCGTGGTCGGCGGCACCCTGTCGATCACGATCGCGATGATCACCTTCCGCCAGTTCATCCACTCCTTCGGGGTGATCAAGCAGGCCTTCGTCCAGCGACGACACAGCCTGACCGCGCTGATCGACGAGATCGAGGAGCTGGCCCACGTCGCGCGCCACGACGGCGCGCTGGCACTCGAGGACCAGGACATCAGCCACCCCTTCATCGAGAAAGGGGTGCGCATGATCGTCGACGGCCAACCGATCGAGAACATCGAGCGCACCCTCGAACGCGACATCGAGCTGACCGAGGAGCGTCACGACGGCGGCGTGCAGATGTTCAAGGGCATCTACGACGTCGCCCCCGCGATGGGCATGATCGGCACCCTCGTCGGCCTAGTGCAGATGCTGAGTTCACTCGACGACCCGTCGACCATCGGGCCGGCCATGGCCACCGCCCTGCTGACCACCTTCTACGGCGCGGTGATCGCCCAGGCGATCGCCCTTCCCGTCATGACGAAGCTGCACATGCGCGCCACCCAGGAGTCCCGCGAGCAGCGGCTGATCCTCGAGGGCATTCGCGGCATCCAGGACGGCATCAACCCGCGCATCCTGCGCGGGCTGCTGGAAACCTTCCTGCCCAGCCGCGAGCGCCAGGAGGACACCTGA
- a CDS encoding flagellar motor protein MotB produces the protein MKRIRRQRIGSSGGWLTTYADMVTLLLTFFVLMLSISVVDVERYKAVAETLRDSLGGIPPDAPATPTESAAPLAPGAADPDSIIEGPPPTQLIELEAPTTAKTDDDGVQALEDLRREQLEERAEELRASMRDAIEAGDLEIETTDDAVIIRIKENASFPSGSADMQRAFEPVLDRIANELAESNDRIVVTGYTDDVPIRSGRFRSNWDLSAARAVSVLMSLRGEGIAAGRLSARGMGENKPIAPNDSAANRALNRRVEVALVPAWADAERPAAGTAPLD, from the coding sequence GTGAAGCGCATCCGGCGCCAGCGCATCGGCAGCAGCGGCGGCTGGCTGACCACCTACGCCGACATGGTCACGCTGCTGCTGACCTTCTTCGTTCTGATGCTCTCGATCTCGGTGGTCGATGTGGAACGCTACAAGGCCGTGGCCGAAACCCTGCGTGACTCCCTCGGCGGCATCCCGCCGGATGCCCCCGCCACACCGACCGAATCAGCCGCCCCGCTGGCTCCCGGGGCAGCCGACCCGGACAGCATTATCGAGGGGCCGCCGCCGACCCAGCTGATCGAGCTCGAGGCGCCGACGACGGCGAAGACCGACGATGACGGCGTGCAAGCGCTCGAGGACCTGCGCCGGGAGCAACTGGAGGAACGCGCGGAGGAACTGCGGGCGAGCATGCGCGATGCGATCGAGGCCGGGGATCTCGAGATCGAGACTACCGACGACGCCGTCATCATCCGTATCAAGGAAAACGCGTCGTTCCCGTCGGGCAGCGCCGACATGCAGCGCGCCTTCGAGCCGGTGCTCGACCGGATCGCCAACGAGCTGGCCGAGAGCAACGACCGCATCGTGGTCACGGGATACACCGACGACGTGCCGATCCGGTCGGGACGCTTCCGCTCCAACTGGGACCTGTCCGCCGCACGGGCGGTCAGCGTATTGATGTCGCTACGCGGCGAAGGCATCGCTGCCGGCCGGCTATCGGCCCGCGGCATGGGGGAGAATAAGCCGATCGCGCCCAACGACAGCGCCGCCAATCGGGCGCTGAACCGCCGGGTGGAGGTGGCACTCGTGCCGGCCTGGGCGGACGCCGAGCGACCTGCCGCGGGCACCGCGCCACTCGACTGA
- a CDS encoding M61 family metallopeptidase, with translation MLKPEASTSIEPRYRLAFTGHHSRYIDVELSLPAAAEGYRLSLPAWIPGSYLVRDFARHLVGKRATGAAGEPVAITPVDQQTWDVAGNDHDITVHYRVYCADFSVRSAHADSSHVFFNGTSVFLRVHGAEHARHEVTLAGEGLPSDWRVATTLPDIAIDERGFGEYAAPDYEALIDHPVEIADFVERRFTAGGVLHRMVFTNALPETDFDRIAADVARICETEIELFDGAPFDEYLFLVALDENGFGGLEHRDSTALIFPRSHLPSVTAAGVSKEYQRFLSLCAHEYFHNWNVKRIRPAAFAGLPLDRPAHTRLLWVFEGFTSYFDDWLVRHAGLIDESQYLGALEETVNRAMRGKGWSRQTLEESSFYAWTRFYQQDANAVNAIVSYYTRGAIVALMLDLMLRERGASLMDVMRRLWDEHGEEPLPEGERVEGLIEAAMGEPMSEFFDRALRSTETLDVAGLLARFGVSMLPRAEQGGPDAGVRIDPRDDRAARVMLVFEDRPAAAAGLAVDDRIIAIDGFAVGGANWAERIARHRAGDRLTLHAFRQGRLLEFTLTLAPECLNQHRLERSTGDAQTESRRAQWLAVADEARG, from the coding sequence ATGCTCAAGCCGGAAGCCAGCACCTCGATCGAACCGCGCTACCGGCTGGCCTTCACCGGTCACCACAGCCGCTACATCGACGTCGAGTTGAGCCTGCCGGCTGCCGCCGAGGGTTACCGCCTCAGCCTGCCGGCGTGGATTCCCGGCAGCTATCTCGTGCGTGACTTCGCCCGACACCTGGTCGGCAAGCGGGCGACCGGTGCCGCCGGTGAGCCGGTGGCGATCACGCCGGTCGATCAGCAGACCTGGGATGTCGCCGGCAACGACCACGATATAACCGTTCACTATCGGGTCTACTGCGCGGACTTCTCGGTGCGCAGCGCACACGCCGATTCGAGCCACGTGTTCTTCAACGGCACCAGCGTCTTTCTCCGTGTCCACGGTGCCGAGCACGCCCGCCACGAGGTGACGCTGGCAGGCGAGGGTCTGCCGTCGGACTGGCGCGTGGCGACCACGCTGCCGGACATCGCGATCGACGAGCGCGGCTTCGGTGAATATGCCGCCCCCGACTACGAGGCGCTGATCGACCATCCGGTCGAGATCGCCGACTTCGTCGAGCGGCGCTTTACCGCCGGTGGCGTACTGCACCGCATGGTGTTCACCAATGCCCTGCCGGAAACCGATTTCGACCGGATTGCCGCGGATGTCGCGCGCATCTGTGAGACCGAGATCGAGCTGTTCGACGGCGCGCCGTTCGACGAGTACCTGTTCCTGGTGGCCCTCGACGAGAACGGCTTTGGCGGCCTGGAGCATCGCGACTCCACCGCGTTGATCTTCCCCCGCTCGCACCTGCCGTCGGTGACCGCCGCCGGGGTGAGCAAGGAATACCAGCGGTTTCTGAGCCTGTGCGCCCACGAGTACTTCCACAACTGGAACGTCAAGCGCATTCGCCCGGCGGCCTTCGCCGGCCTGCCGCTCGACCGGCCGGCGCACACGCGTCTGCTGTGGGTGTTCGAGGGCTTTACCAGCTACTTCGACGACTGGCTAGTGCGTCACGCCGGTCTGATCGACGAGTCGCAGTACCTTGGCGCGCTCGAGGAAACCGTCAACCGCGCCATGCGCGGCAAGGGCTGGTCGCGCCAGACGCTGGAGGAGTCGAGCTTCTATGCCTGGACGCGCTTCTACCAGCAGGACGCCAACGCGGTGAACGCGATCGTCAGCTATTACACCCGTGGCGCGATCGTGGCCCTGATGCTCGACCTGATGCTGCGCGAGCGTGGTGCGAGCCTGATGGACGTGATGCGTCGGCTCTGGGACGAGCACGGCGAGGAGCCGTTGCCCGAGGGTGAGCGCGTCGAGGGGCTGATCGAAGCGGCCATGGGCGAACCGATGAGCGAATTTTTCGATCGTGCCCTGCGTTCTACCGAAACGCTGGACGTAGCCGGCCTGCTGGCGCGCTTCGGCGTGTCGATGCTGCCGCGTGCCGAACAGGGCGGGCCGGATGCCGGCGTGCGGATCGACCCGCGCGATGACCGTGCCGCACGCGTGATGCTGGTCTTCGAGGACCGCCCGGCTGCCGCCGCCGGGCTGGCCGTGGACGACCGGATCATCGCCATCGACGGTTTTGCCGTCGGCGGGGCGAACTGGGCCGAGCGCATTGCACGCCACCGTGCCGGTGACCGGCTCACGCTGCATGCCTTCCGCCAGGGGCGCCTGCTCGAGTTCACGCTCACGCTCGCCCCCGAATGCCTCAACCAGCACCGGCTGGAACGCAGCACCGGCGATGCGCAGACCGAGTCACGCCGCGCGCAATGGCTGGCGGTGGCCGACGAGGCGCGCGGCTAG
- a CDS encoding FKBP-type peptidyl-prolyl cis-trans isomerase: MSDTQQSMPVEKDKVVRVYHEMRDDDGALLADTHVDGFEYIHGHGNLIPGFESALEGHVEGDEVEVVVEPEQAYGLHDPEGVVEVPRERIQAQAELEPGNMVEAHGPEGRIEMLILEVGDKTVKVDLNHPLAGFRLHFTARVGSVRDAHPDEVKHGRVHPGGHHLMTSDSSVPDLPGQES, from the coding sequence ATGAGTGACACCCAACAGAGCATGCCGGTGGAGAAGGACAAGGTGGTGCGTGTCTATCACGAGATGCGCGACGATGACGGGGCGCTTCTGGCGGATACCCATGTCGATGGCTTCGAGTACATCCACGGTCACGGCAACCTGATCCCAGGGTTCGAGTCCGCGCTCGAGGGACACGTCGAGGGCGACGAGGTCGAGGTGGTCGTCGAGCCCGAGCAGGCCTACGGGCTGCACGATCCCGAGGGGGTCGTCGAGGTGCCGCGCGAGCGCATCCAGGCGCAGGCCGAGCTGGAGCCGGGGAACATGGTCGAGGCGCACGGCCCCGAAGGTCGGATCGAGATGCTGATCCTCGAGGTGGGCGACAAGACGGTCAAGGTGGACCTCAACCACCCCCTGGCCGGCTTTCGTCTCCACTTCACCGCCCGGGTCGGCTCGGTGCGCGACGCCCATCCGGACGAGGTCAAGCACGGCCGTGTCCACCCGGGCGGCCACCACCTGATGACCAGCGACTCCTCCGTGCCGGATCTCCCGGGGCAGGAGTCCTGA
- a CDS encoding AEC family transporter has product MISVILQMAGTIALGHVWRYLPLGGWTADRARGALTSSVYYLFLPALVFSVLWRAPLGVDTLRIAGTAAVAVLTSMALMALVGRMMRLGRLQFGALLLAASFPNATYMGLPLLGSLFGDAGKAIAIQYDLFACTPLLLSVGILLAARFGESEEAVHPIKTLLKVPPLWAAVAGAGLNLAGVPQPDWAAEWLDRIGAAVVPVMLVALGMSLRLETLTGRQLLTVSPAIAIQLLWMPLAALGFALAVGAEGLTLTAVVLEAAMPVMVLGLVICDRFGLDTSLYATTASASTLLALLSLPFWHGLAS; this is encoded by the coding sequence GTGATCTCGGTCATCCTGCAGATGGCCGGAACCATCGCGCTGGGGCACGTCTGGCGGTACCTGCCGCTGGGCGGCTGGACCGCCGATCGCGCCCGTGGCGCGCTGACCTCGTCGGTCTACTACCTGTTCCTGCCGGCGCTGGTGTTCTCGGTGCTGTGGCGTGCACCGCTCGGGGTCGACACCCTGCGCATCGCCGGCACGGCCGCCGTGGCGGTGCTTACCTCCATGGCGTTGATGGCGCTGGTTGGGCGGATGATGCGCCTGGGCCGGCTGCAGTTCGGCGCCTTGCTGCTGGCGGCGAGCTTCCCCAACGCGACCTACATGGGGTTGCCGTTGCTGGGGAGCCTGTTCGGCGATGCGGGCAAGGCGATTGCCATCCAGTACGACCTGTTTGCCTGCACGCCGCTGCTGTTGTCGGTGGGCATCCTGCTGGCGGCACGCTTCGGCGAGAGCGAGGAGGCGGTTCACCCGATCAAGACACTGCTCAAGGTGCCGCCGCTGTGGGCGGCGGTCGCCGGGGCGGGGCTGAATCTCGCCGGCGTGCCGCAGCCGGACTGGGCTGCCGAGTGGCTCGACCGGATCGGCGCGGCCGTGGTGCCGGTGATGCTGGTGGCCCTGGGTATGAGCCTGCGGCTGGAGACCCTGACCGGCCGACAGCTGTTGACGGTCAGCCCGGCGATCGCGATCCAGCTGTTATGGATGCCGCTGGCGGCGCTGGGTTTTGCGCTGGCCGTGGGCGCCGAGGGCCTGACACTGACGGCTGTGGTGCTGGAAGCGGCCATGCCGGTGATGGTGCTGGGGCTGGTGATCTGCGACCGCTTTGGTCTCGATACCAGCCTGTATGCCACCACGGCGAGCGCCTCGACCCTGCTGGCGCTGCTGAGCCTGCCGTTCTGGCACGGGCTGGCGAGCTGA
- the trxA gene encoding thioredoxin: protein MTVHTATADNLEGLLKDNDILLLDFWAPWCGPCQSFGPIFEQAAEANPDVGFAKVNTEEEQAIAGHFQIRSIPTLMVFREQILLFNQAGALPRNALDELITKVKDLDMDEVRAEVEKAEAEAKDQ, encoded by the coding sequence ATGACCGTTCATACCGCCACTGCGGACAATCTCGAGGGCCTTCTCAAGGACAACGACATCCTGCTGCTGGATTTCTGGGCACCCTGGTGCGGTCCCTGCCAGTCCTTTGGTCCGATCTTCGAGCAGGCCGCCGAGGCGAATCCGGACGTCGGCTTTGCCAAGGTGAACACCGAGGAAGAGCAGGCGATCGCCGGCCACTTCCAGATCCGCTCGATCCCGACCCTGATGGTGTTCCGCGAGCAGATCCTGCTGTTCAACCAGGCCGGTGCGCTGCCGCGCAACGCGCTCGACGAGCTGATCACCAAGGTGAAGGACCTCGACATGGACGAGGTGCGCGCCGAGGTCGAGAAGGCCGAAGCGGAGGCCAAGGACCAGTGA
- a CDS encoding LON peptidase substrate-binding domain-containing protein — protein MATDEAQLPLFPLRAVLYPGGELPLRIFEARYLDLVRWCLRHDRPFGVVLITEGREVGLEDGPPRIAGVGTTARVADANVLAGGLLGVRAQGESRFRVVSHQVDDRGLVQARVENLAAGPSSGDSIAAERHEQLIAALKRLEPTLCPDESSELTWLCCRLAERLPLGLPARQALLECESVEAMVAHVEGWLAGARR, from the coding sequence ATGGCGACTGACGAGGCACAGCTGCCGCTGTTCCCGCTGCGGGCGGTGCTGTATCCCGGCGGCGAGCTGCCGCTGCGTATCTTCGAGGCGCGTTATCTCGACTTGGTGCGCTGGTGCCTGCGACACGATCGCCCCTTCGGCGTGGTGCTGATCACCGAGGGACGCGAGGTGGGGCTTGAAGACGGCCCACCGCGCATCGCCGGGGTGGGGACGACGGCCCGCGTGGCCGACGCGAATGTGCTCGCTGGAGGGTTACTGGGTGTGCGTGCCCAGGGCGAGTCGCGCTTTCGCGTGGTCTCGCACCAGGTCGACGACCGCGGCCTGGTGCAGGCACGGGTTGAAAACCTCGCAGCCGGCCCCAGTTCGGGAGATTCGATCGCCGCCGAACGACACGAGCAGCTGATCGCCGCGCTCAAGCGGCTCGAGCCCACACTCTGCCCGGACGAGTCATCCGAGCTGACGTGGCTGTGCTGCCGACTTGCCGAGCGCCTGCCGCTGGGGCTGCCGGCGCGCCAGGCGCTGCTCGAATGCGAGAGCGTCGAGGCGATGGTCGCGCACGTTGAGGGCTGGCTGGCCGGCGCGCGACGCTAG
- a CDS encoding flavin prenyltransferase UbiX, which yields MRRGAATEHVVLAMTGASGLPYALRLLDCLIAADCQVSLIASKAAHAVAALELDEPFPARHDALAAELGGRFGAKPGQVTGFAREDWTAPFASGSNPPDAMVVCPCTTGTLGAIANGLSDSLIERTADVCLKERRDLVIVPREAPLTAIALSQMTRLAELGVVILPPAPAFYHRPRTIEDLIDFTVARILDQIGVPHQLHARWGDRDGD from the coding sequence ATGAGGCGGGGCGCGGCCACCGAGCACGTCGTGCTGGCGATGACCGGTGCCTCCGGGCTGCCGTACGCGCTGCGCCTGCTCGATTGCCTGATCGCGGCGGACTGCCAGGTGAGCCTGATTGCGTCCAAGGCAGCTCATGCCGTGGCTGCACTTGAGCTCGACGAGCCGTTTCCCGCTCGCCACGACGCGCTGGCCGCCGAGTTGGGCGGGCGTTTTGGTGCAAAGCCGGGGCAGGTGACCGGCTTCGCCCGCGAGGATTGGACCGCGCCGTTCGCCTCCGGCTCCAATCCGCCGGATGCCATGGTGGTCTGCCCCTGCACCACCGGCACGCTCGGGGCGATCGCCAATGGCCTGTCGGACTCGCTGATCGAGCGCACCGCCGATGTCTGCCTCAAGGAGCGCCGCGACTTGGTGATCGTGCCGCGCGAGGCGCCGCTGACGGCCATCGCCCTGTCGCAGATGACGCGCCTGGCCGAGCTCGGCGTGGTGATCCTGCCGCCGGCGCCGGCCTTCTATCACCGGCCGCGCACGATCGAGGACCTGATCGACTTCACCGTGGCGCGCATCCTCGACCAGATCGGGGTGCCGCACCAGCTTCATGCCCGCTGGGGCGACCGGGATGGCGACTGA
- the mpl gene encoding UDP-N-acetylmuramate:L-alanyl-gamma-D-glutamyl-meso-diaminopimelate ligase: MTDQSRKLHILGIAGTFMGSLALLAREMGYQVSGRDHAIYPPMSDQLANAGIAVETEMDAPLPDDAEIIIGNVMRRDMPVIDQLLEGFHRYRSGPQWLGEEVLRDRFVLAVSGTHGKTTTTSMVAHILERVGMAPGFLIGGVPGGFGVSARLGETPFFVIEADEYDTAFFDKRSKFLHYRPRGLVINNLEFDHADIFDDLAAIERQFAHLLRLVPGRGKVIAPVGEPAIERVLGQGVWAPVERFADRCQSGATWCLDEGEVICEGESLGPMPASIRGDHNRRNALAALALARFAGVPAAEALAALVDFGGVARRLELKGEVHGVRVIDDFAHHPTAIAATLAAVREQMPDGARLVAVLDPRSNSMRAGVHAAGLAGSLSSADRVFLHAPDGLGFDPAETLAPLGDRLIVGTSVDELLEAVAGERQPGDWVVSMSNGGFGGFPARLVEMLRAEAA, translated from the coding sequence ATGACCGATCAATCGCGCAAGCTTCACATCCTCGGCATTGCCGGCACCTTCATGGGCTCGCTGGCGCTGCTGGCCCGCGAGATGGGCTACCAGGTCTCCGGGCGCGACCATGCCATCTACCCGCCGATGAGCGACCAGCTCGCGAACGCGGGCATCGCGGTCGAGACCGAGATGGACGCACCCTTGCCGGACGATGCCGAGATCATCATCGGCAACGTGATGCGCCGCGACATGCCGGTGATCGACCAGCTGCTCGAGGGGTTTCATCGCTATCGCTCGGGCCCGCAATGGCTGGGCGAGGAGGTGCTGCGCGACCGCTTCGTGCTGGCGGTTTCTGGCACCCACGGCAAGACCACCACCACCTCGATGGTTGCGCACATCCTCGAGCGCGTCGGCATGGCCCCGGGGTTCCTGATCGGCGGGGTGCCGGGCGGCTTCGGCGTCAGTGCCCGGCTGGGCGAGACGCCGTTCTTTGTCATCGAGGCCGACGAGTACGACACGGCCTTCTTCGACAAGCGCTCCAAGTTCCTGCATTACCGGCCCCGCGGACTGGTGATTAACAATCTTGAATTCGATCATGCAGATATATTCGATGATCTGGCGGCGATCGAGCGACAGTTTGCGCATCTGCTGCGACTGGTGCCCGGCCGGGGCAAGGTGATCGCTCCCGTGGGTGAGCCGGCAATCGAGCGGGTACTCGGCCAGGGCGTATGGGCGCCGGTCGAGCGGTTCGCCGATCGCTGCCAGTCGGGTGCGACGTGGTGTCTGGATGAGGGTGAGGTCATCTGCGAAGGCGAATCGCTCGGGCCGATGCCTGCCTCGATCCGCGGCGATCACAATCGTCGCAACGCGCTCGCCGCGCTGGCGTTGGCCCGTTTCGCCGGTGTGCCGGCGGCCGAGGCCTTGGCGGCCCTCGTCGACTTCGGCGGCGTCGCGCGTCGGCTGGAGTTGAAGGGCGAGGTGCATGGCGTGCGAGTGATCGACGACTTTGCCCATCATCCCACGGCCATCGCCGCGACGCTGGCGGCGGTGCGCGAACAGATGCCGGATGGGGCGCGGCTGGTGGCCGTGCTCGACCCCCGTTCCAATTCCATGCGCGCCGGCGTGCATGCCGCCGGGCTGGCCGGATCGCTGTCATCGGCCGACCGCGTGTTCCTGCATGCCCCCGACGGGTTGGGTTTCGACCCGGCCGAGACCCTGGCCCCCCTGGGTGACCGACTGATTGTGGGGACGTCGGTGGATGAATTGCTGGAGGCGGTGGCCGGCGAGCGCCAACCCGGCGACTGGGTGGTTTCGATGAGCAACGGCGGTTTCGGGGGCTTCCCCGCCCGGCTGGTCGAGATGCTGCGTGCGGAGGCGGCATGA
- a CDS encoding NAD(P)/FAD-dependent oxidoreductase, giving the protein MKLTVIGAGFGALTAIRRLRRQSPQAEITLIAPEPTFQYYPSLIWVPAGLRGRDDILHDIRPLLERLDVHFHAGRVTGVSEDGRRVTTDSGEVENDGLIVASGGRFLKKLPGIEHAITLCEGIDAAEQIRDRLAEMDGGTIAIGFGGNPKEPAAVRGGPIFELLFGLDRLLRREGRRDKFKLVFFNPSPRPGNRLGEKAVDRLLDRMAKFDIETHIGAKPKQFEANRVITEKGEFEADLILFMPGMTGPAWLENAPFPTSPGGMIEADEHARVKGFERVYVAGDSGSYPAPDWAPKQAHMADLQAGAAAKNLVAEIDGQPANRTFKWELVCVMDMLDRATLVFRNDKRQLVTPPCRLLHWAKRFFEWWYLRDLRR; this is encoded by the coding sequence ATGAAACTGACGGTCATTGGTGCGGGGTTCGGGGCGCTGACGGCAATTCGAAGACTGCGGCGGCAGAGCCCGCAGGCAGAGATCACCCTGATCGCGCCCGAGCCTACCTTCCAGTACTACCCGAGTCTGATCTGGGTGCCGGCCGGGCTGCGTGGCCGCGACGACATCCTTCACGACATCCGGCCCCTGCTCGAGCGGCTGGACGTGCATTTTCACGCCGGGCGAGTCACGGGTGTCAGCGAGGATGGCCGCCGGGTGACCACCGACAGTGGCGAGGTCGAGAACGACGGGCTGATCGTCGCCAGCGGTGGGCGCTTCCTGAAGAAACTGCCCGGCATCGAGCACGCCATCACCCTGTGCGAGGGCATCGATGCCGCCGAGCAGATCCGCGACCGGCTCGCCGAGATGGACGGCGGCACCATTGCCATCGGTTTCGGCGGCAACCCCAAGGAGCCGGCCGCGGTGCGTGGCGGGCCGATCTTCGAGCTGCTGTTCGGCCTCGACCGGCTGCTGCGGCGAGAAGGACGGCGGGACAAATTCAAGCTGGTCTTCTTCAATCCCTCGCCGCGTCCCGGCAATCGCCTGGGCGAGAAGGCCGTCGATCGCCTGCTCGATCGCATGGCGAAGTTCGATATCGAGACCCACATCGGCGCCAAGCCGAAGCAATTCGAGGCCAACCGGGTCATTACCGAGAAGGGCGAGTTCGAGGCCGATCTGATCCTGTTCATGCCCGGCATGACCGGCCCGGCCTGGCTGGAGAACGCGCCGTTTCCCACCTCGCCCGGCGGCATGATCGAGGCCGACGAGCACGCCCGCGTCAAGGGGTTCGAGCGGGTCTACGTCGCTGGCGACTCCGGCAGTTATCCGGCACCGGACTGGGCACCGAAGCAGGCGCACATGGCCGACCTGCAGGCCGGCGCGGCGGCCAAGAACCTGGTCGCCGAGATCGACGGCCAGCCGGCCAACCGGACCTTCAAGTGGGAGCTGGTCTGCGTGATGGACATGCTCGACCGGGCGACGCTGGTATTCCGCAACGACAAGCGACAGCTGGTGACCCCGCCGTGCCGCTTGCTTCACTGGGCCAAGCGTTTCTTCGAGTGGTGGTACCTGCGCGACCTGCGCCGTTAG
- a CDS encoding sulfite oxidase heme-binding subunit YedZ, protein MVRRPMVRRPWLANRPAWWLLFLAQLGPLAYLAWAIPTHQLGYEPVVDSLRFLGDTALYLLLIGLAITPLQRLVPRAGLIDYRRMVGLYAFFYAALHLSLWLVVDRQLALAAIWEDVIEREHITFGVIAFLMLLPLAITSTRGWMRRLGWRWKALHRLVYPATALVVLHYFLSVKFDTRTPIVLAVVLLLLLLARPLTRPLLARRQRD, encoded by the coding sequence ATGGTACGTCGTCCCATGGTGCGTCGTCCTTGGCTGGCCAACCGTCCTGCCTGGTGGCTGCTGTTCCTGGCGCAGCTGGGCCCGCTTGCCTACCTCGCTTGGGCGATCCCGACCCACCAGCTCGGCTACGAGCCGGTGGTCGACAGTCTGCGCTTTCTGGGTGACACGGCCCTCTACCTGTTGCTGATCGGGCTGGCGATCACCCCGCTGCAACGGTTGGTGCCGCGAGCGGGTCTGATCGACTACCGGCGCATGGTAGGGCTGTACGCGTTCTTCTATGCGGCACTGCACCTGTCGCTGTGGCTGGTGGTGGATCGGCAGTTGGCTCTGGCGGCCATCTGGGAGGATGTGATCGAGCGCGAGCACATCACCTTCGGCGTGATCGCCTTCCTGATGCTGCTGCCGCTCGCGATTACCTCGACCCGCGGCTGGATGCGCCGACTGGGCTGGCGCTGGAAGGCGCTGCATCGGCTGGTCTATCCGGCCACCGCGCTGGTCGTTCTGCATTATTTCCTGTCGGTGAAGTTCGATACCCGCACGCCGATCGTGCTCGCCGTCGTGCTCCTGCTGCTGTTGCTGGCGCGTCCGCTTACGCGCCCCCTGCTGGCGCGACGGCAACGCGATTGA
- the msrP gene encoding protein-methionine-sulfoxide reductase catalytic subunit MsrP, which translates to MRHRIRPRHEPREWEVTEPRLAMDRNARRTFLRSVVGAGAALALPGCGRADEGKPLSEQLTEFDAITGYNNYYELGTGKTDPARNADALAALIDRLSPWEFEVDGEVAKPGRFSIDDLTALQAPEERIYRMRCVEGWSMVIPWDGVPLKALLDRVEPTSAARFVRFETVYRPENPLPGQKRAVLEWPYVEGLRLDEAQHPLTLLATGIYGKPLAPQNGAPVRLVVPWKYGFKGGKSLVRISLVREMPTSTWMAALPREYGFYANVNPNVDHPRWSQATERRIGEWGRRDTQMFNGYADQVAHLYQGMDLEKHY; encoded by the coding sequence ATGCGACACCGTATTCGCCCCCGACACGAGCCGCGCGAATGGGAGGTTACCGAGCCTCGCTTGGCAATGGACCGCAATGCCCGGCGGACGTTCCTGCGCTCGGTGGTCGGTGCCGGCGCGGCGCTTGCCCTGCCGGGGTGCGGCCGTGCCGACGAGGGCAAGCCGCTGTCGGAGCAACTGACCGAGTTCGATGCCATCACCGGCTACAACAACTACTACGAGCTTGGTACCGGCAAGACCGATCCGGCCCGTAATGCCGATGCGCTCGCCGCGCTGATCGATCGGCTCTCGCCGTGGGAGTTCGAGGTCGATGGCGAAGTCGCCAAACCCGGACGCTTTTCCATCGACGATCTGACCGCGCTGCAGGCGCCGGAGGAACGCATCTATCGCATGCGTTGTGTCGAGGGCTGGTCGATGGTGATTCCCTGGGACGGGGTGCCGCTCAAGGCGCTACTCGACCGGGTCGAGCCGACTTCGGCGGCGCGCTTCGTGCGTTTTGAGACCGTCTATCGCCCCGAGAACCCGTTGCCCGGGCAGAAGCGCGCGGTACTTGAGTGGCCCTACGTCGAAGGGCTGCGTCTCGACGAGGCGCAGCATCCGCTCACGCTCCTGGCCACGGGCATCTACGGCAAGCCATTGGCGCCGCAGAACGGGGCCCCGGTCCGGCTGGTCGTGCCGTGGAAGTACGGCTTCAAGGGCGGCAAGTCGCTGGTGCGCATCAGCCTGGTGCGCGAGATGCCCACCTCGACCTGGATGGCGGCCCTGCCGCGCGAATACGGCTTTTACGCCAACGTGAATCCGAATGTCGACCACCCGCGCTGGTCCCAGGCCACCGAGCGGCGCATCGGCGAGTGGGGGCGTCGGGATACCCAGATGTTCAACGGCTACGCCGACCAGGTCGCGCATCTCTATCAGGGCATGGATCTCGAGAAGCACTACTGA